DNA from Macadamia integrifolia cultivar HAES 741 chromosome 12, SCU_Mint_v3, whole genome shotgun sequence:
GTTGTAGGGAAGAACCAGATTTTGAGCCAATAATGGTGTTGGACTTGACTTGGTCGTTGATTGCGCAACTGTGGCAGAAGAGAGAAAACTTACCGTTGGCAGTGGCTAGCAAAACGAATTTATCCTGTTGAGGAAACATAGGAAGTGGAATAGAGAGAATGCTAAAGGCAATTTCAGGTTCCCACCAATAAAAGATGATCTCACGTAGCCAAGAGTTGGAAACAGAGTCTATAAGCTGAGAAAAGCGCTTCGGTGCATCTCTGTGTAAGGAAAAGGGCACAGTGTTAGGAGGATGATTAGGGATCCAAAAATCACTCCATGGGTTGATAGAATTTCCATTTCCCACTTGAAAGAATAGGCCTTGCTTAAGGAAGTCACTAGTTGAGCATATGGATTTCCAGCCCCACGAGGAATTGACTGGGCAAGGAGCTTGCAAGAACGATGAAGTGGGCAAGTATTTGTCCTTCATCAAGCGGGACCAAATGGAAGAAGTGTGTTGGAGAAGCTCCCAACCCTTTTTGGTGAGGAGAGCGTTGTTTCTTGCCGCCGCTTGCTTGACATCGAGGCCGCCAAGTCTCTTGGGTTGACAGATTACGTTCCAAGAGACTCCGGGCACTAAGGACTTGTTCCTGTCAGACCAGAAGAATTCTCTGCTTGTGGTATCAATAACTTTGTGAATGGATGCAGGGACTTGGAAGCAAGACATAATGTAGAGTGGCATCACAAAAATAGATGAATGGATGAGGACCAGTTTACCAGCTGGGCTGAGAAATTGTGTTTTCCAATGCTAGAGCTTCCTAGAAACGTGATCAATCAACCGAGCATTGAGCTTTAGAGAGTTTACCAATAACGAACAGAATGCCCAGGTACTTGTCTAGTGCGGTGGTGGGAGTAATCTGAAAAAATTCCCACAGTTATCTTTTGATGGGGGGGAATCAACGTTGGGGCTGAATCGTGCTCTTGTCTTGCTAAGGTTGATTGTTTGACCCAAAAATTTATAGTCTTTATCAGAGGATAAAATTGAGAGCTCTAGCCTCCGTCATAGACGCTCTCCCAAACAAAATGAGATCATCGGGGAATGCCATGTGGCAAATTCATTCTCCACTCTGATTAATTTGGATTCCTCCAATTACACCATCCTCCAACGCAATGACAAATTTGGTAGACAAAATCTCATCACagagaacaaataaataagaggaaagaggatcGCTTTGTCTCAGACCGCGGGAATGTTTAAAGAAGGGAATCGGGGCTCCATTAAGGAGAATAGCCATTTGAGTGGTCTCCACACAGAACACAACCTTCTGGATTCAGGTATGATCAAAGCCATAGTTGAGGAGAGTATTTCGCAAGAAGTGCCATTCAAGTTTGTCATAGGCTTTGCTCATaacaaatttgagagagaagTAACCAGACCTGCCTCTTCTAGTGTGTTTGATCTTGTTAAGGATCTCGTTACAAATAAGGACATTGTCTTGAATCTGTCTCCCTTTGATGAACCTGTTGTGGTCTATAGAAATAATTTTGTTCAAGATGGGCCCTAGCCAATTAACAATGATACGAGAGATGATATTGTTGATAAATTGCAAAGCCTGATCGGGCAGAATTCCGCAATGGAAAAGGGATATTCAACCTTAGGGATAAGTGAATTGAACATATGATAACCCACCATCAGTGAAGAACTTTTTGATAGCCGAGATCACCTCTAAACCAATGATGCTCCACAAATTATGATAGAAAAGCCCTAGATAATCGTCCAGACTAGGAGACTCATGTGATGGCATGAGGAGTGATTCCACCTCTGATAGGAGAAAAATAATGATTGTCTAAGACCGGTTGTTGAGACGTGTACAGCTCCTTGTAATAGTTCGTAATGGCGGGGCCAATCTCGCGATCGCCCTGAATAGAGAGGCCATTGACACTGATGGTTTTGATGGAGTTCTTGGCTCTGCGCTTGAGAGTGGAAAGGTGAAAGAAGCGGGTGTTGCGATCTCCAAATTTAGCCCAGTCAAGTCTGGATTTTTGTTTTCGAAGGACTTCTTCCTGGTGGGCCATACGTCGGAGGAGAGCCAAAAGATGTTTCTTATGAAGAAACCAATTGTTGTCACACAACTGAGGAAGAACATGGGAAAGAGAGTCCAAAGAACTTTTGATCTGTTCCATCTTATGAAAGAGAATGAAGGAAAAAGAGTCGCGGGTACCAATGGAATCACAAACAAAGATAATAAACTCCTCAAAGCTTGGTTCTAAAGTCCAAAAAGCTTCGAATCGGAATGGTCTAAGGGCTGGGACAGTTCTGACCTCAGTCTGAAGAATTATGGCTTTGTGATCAGAGGAGGCTAACACTTCCGAAGAAACAACTGAATTAGGGTAGAGATTAAACCATTCCATATTGGACAAAAACACCTGTCCAACTTAGGCTCAATCTTCCCGTCTCCGAACTGCTTATTACTACAAGTGAATTGTTGGCCCAAAGCTCTAATCTCAGAGGCACACGCCAAATTTATAAAGCTGTTGAAGGTGAGTAGCTTATTAGAAGTGACGGGCCTGCCACCCATTTTATCTTCTATATTCCAATCTCCGGCTAAGACCCAAGGAAGATGAATAAAGGCAGCCAAATTCAACAGTGAGTCAAATTGAACTTTCAGACAAAAGTCatattccattttttattgataTCTTGAAGATACAAATCCACATAAAAGCACCAGTAAATATTCCACAGGATATCAAGCTTAGCAAAGTCACTCCACATCAAAAGCATACCCCCAACGCCATGGATAGCCGGAGTACAGACAAAGTTTGCGAATGAAAAAGATCTACAGAAACCATGGAGCTAAGAATTGGACATTTTAGTTTCAGACAAAAAGCATACTAAAGGTCTAAATTTATTTACCAAAAGGCGGATTTCCCACTTAGCTGAGGGTCCACAAACAACAATGGCGGCAACTTTAACTCATCCAACACCAGAACTAAGAGCCGGCCAGAACCATGTAAACTCGGTCCAAAATCGTTTTGATGCACGCAAAACGATGGAAACAAACGAGCAACGATGAGTAGCAGAAATGATTCTTCGGACATCTGCTGAGTTCTCAACGGCATGTGGCATagaggtgtcaaaacctagtccTAATCGGTAAAATAGATagaaatcaaaaaagaaaaactcagaTCGAATCAAATCGATCGTTATTGGATTGCTTTTGGATTAAAGTATGTTGAGATCGGCTAAAAATTAGACCAAATCGAATAAATCAATAACTAAACGGAATGAACCCATCAAATAATAAGTGATTATGAGGTTATAAGtaggttttataaaaaataaaataaaataaaataaaaaggttataatcaatgaatatgaggttataaatgaagaaattgatttgtaaattgtaacaaatCTTCCATTGATCTAattgaatgattggataatagggttcattttgtgatttcagtATTAGTTATCCTCTTAGTAATTAATTATCCATTTGTTTCAATTTAatcatctttcccttacaatgataaattaTGATTTCTTTAGAAATTTAAAGTGTTCTCATCAAAAAATttttgtcactataagttataaatgtaagatttcattattattcaagcccaataataaatcgaTCTACTTTCCACATGGCTAACTATTGTAACTCTGCTAATTACTTCCTCAAAATACCCTGTTACCCTAACTCAATCCCAAATTTCACCGCCCCCATTTGTCCGACCCTTATTCCACCACTTGGCATTCAGTTGATGGTTAAGTGGGTAGATAAGGAAAGTAAGGAAGATCAGAGCTTACTAAATGACAACGCTACCcttcacctcctcctcctcctcctcctcctcctcccgcGAAAATGGCAGCGTCCCTGTACCATCCCTTGAGGGATCTCAACCTCAAACACATCAATACAAAATCCAGAACAGGTTCCAAAACTCGGAAACTCTTTAGGAGTTCGTTTCGTTGCAAGAAAGTCACTGAAGACCGGCGAACCATAGTGAAGTATGGAAAGGATTCCTTGGATATATGCAGGGTCGTGAATGGGATGTGGCAGACGAGCGGCGGTTGGGGCAGAATCGATAGAGACAATGCCGTCGACGCAATGCTTCGATATGCCGACGCCGGCCTCACCACTTTCGACATGGCTGATATCTGTTAGACCCATAAAACTAAACTCAAAATGATAACCCATTCATGCTTGGTTCTAATCCACACCCTTTGATCTGTAGATGGTCCTGCAGAAGATCTCTATGGTATTTTCATCAATAGAGTTCGTCGAGAGAGACCACCAGAGTTATTGGAACAGGCTAGAGGGTGAGTTGTTTGATGCAATTTTGCTAGTTATGTAAGGATTATGaggttaaaattttaaattagttgGAGCTGATTCTACTGGAACTCCTTCTTGGGTTATGTGATGTAGTCTTACAAAATGGGTGCCGAGTCCAGTTAAGATGACAAGTAGCTTTGTTAGGGACAGCATCAATGTTTCACTGAAAAGAATGGATGTTGCTTCCTTGGACATGCTTCAGTTTCACTGGTACAATGTGTTTCTTTTCCCACTTGCCAATGGTTCATATGAAAAACCTTCATCTCTTTTAGGAATTTAGACAAGCATCTAATATACATAGATTGGGATACTTGAAATAGGTGGGATTACTCCAACCCAGCTTACCTTGATGCACTAAAACACCTTACTGATCTAAAAGAAGAAGGTGAGTTTGATTGCTATGGATGTTCTACTATTAGGATTCAGACCCACATTCTCTGATTTTATTGGATTATTTCGATGGAAGGTGTTCAGGTAAAATCAAGACAGTGGCTTTGACAAACTTTGATACTGAAAGGTTACAAATAATCCTGGAAAATGGGATTCCTGTTGTTAGCAATCAGGTAAACTAGAAATAATTCCATCATTAgctatttgtttttctttattttcattttgatcATCTTGCAACAATCCTAATATgatgggttttggggttttatgcAGGTGCAACATTCTATTATTGACATGCGTCCTCAACAAAGAATGTCTGAATTGTGTGAACTTTATGGAGTTAAACTCAtaacgtctctctctctctctctctctctctaatactTACTCTGTGTTGTCACAGTCTCTGTACATACATAGATCATAAGCATGTTTCCTACATTCTTTCTAAGTCTTTAACGGACTCTGAAATACAGGTATGGCACAGTGTTGGGTGGTCTCTTGTCTGAGAAGTTCCTCGATACCAACTTATCAATTCCTTTTGCTGGGCCTCCATTAAATACTCCCTCACTCCAGAAATACAAAAGGGTATAGAGACCTTGCAAACCTTGCTTCCCTCTTTGAATTCATTGGTAGATATTGTTTGACATGAATTGCAAATTGGTTCTATTggggtacgatgtcttgtattctatcatTTGCATAAGTGGACTGATTCCGAAAAATCATTAAGAGGCTGAGCATTTGAGGCCTTAAGCCCCAAAAGAATCAGGCCACCTTACGCATTATCTTCGTAACTGGAGTCCCGGTGATTAAGGGTCCatgttgggggttgggggtggtTGCCCCCAAGAAAAATTTTTATGACCATATGGGTATTTCGGTAAATTACCCATATAGcatttcactatatatttgtagtgagggttcTTTCTTTATAATCAATTTGTGGGTGGTGTGAGGATGAGTGGTTGTAAGCCTGTAACCCTATTCcacattgatagtgaagtagatcTCATCTCAACATGAACATAATTAATCTTGCTAAACCACATAAATTTTCGTGTttgcattgtgtgattgtttatgatttctattatttttttcatcattttaggTTATAGTTTTTCACAGTTCCAATAGGTAGCTTTTGTTTCTGATGCACAGAAGAAAATGTCGTGCAAGTCATCACTAGTGTCTCAAGTGTACAActgtaacccttttttttttgctataaatTCTGAACttttatgaaagagaaaaaatgaaccaaaataaatctcatttctatcattttgtGATAAATGTGGAAGATGGTTGATGCTTGGGGAGGGTGGAGTCTCTTCCAAACTCTGCTTCAAACACTAAAGAAGGTAGCCACTAAACATGGGGTCTCAATTGCAACTGTTGCTGTTAGATACATCCTAGATCAGGTAAGCTACTTGTCCCATCCACAGTTTAAGAACATTGCAATTTTCATTACGTTGGTTAGCTTATATAGTAATGATTCATTCAGTAATTCTCGTTTTGGTTTATGACTTTGGATGGCAGCCATCAGTGGCAGGATCAATGATAGGAGTTCGGCTTGGTCTCTCTGAACATATCCAAGATGCAAATGCTGTATTGTCACTTGTTCTTGATGAGGATGATGTAAACAGTATCCAAGAAGTATCAAAGAAAGGTAAAGATCTGTTAAGAGTAATTGGTGACTGCGGGGATGAATATAGGCGTGCGTGAGCACTGCAATTTTTgacaatttttttccctctatgAAAATAGGATTTTGCATCGATATTAAATTGTGTAGACCCACTGTATCACTTTTTTCCTGACTCCTGCATCAATATGCATGAAAATGAGTGCAGCTCATTGTGTCATACTCATCATAGACAAGGCCTTCCAAGCTAAGGAGTTTACTACAGAGTTGCACAACCCAAGGAACAAGCTAAAAATTACAATCTCCTTTATCACTAAGCACTCAGATTAGGACATGTACAACTAGTGTGTTTGGTCAATATGAACACCCTAGTGATAACCAGCCTAGTCATTATTGGTATCCCTACAATTACAACTCCATTTGTCTCCATGTAAAatggtgaaaaagaaaatttttcttgtAAAATAGGATTTCCGttgtttgttttgatgcaaattaaataaataaaaaagtatggaaaaaataggaaaattttcttgtaaaatATCACATGCACTGGAAATTTTACAATGAAACAAACATGGC
Protein-coding regions in this window:
- the LOC122058398 gene encoding flagellar radial spoke protein 5-like, translated to MAASLYHPLRDLNLKHINTKSRTGSKTRKLFRSSFRCKKVTEDRRTIVKYGKDSLDICRVVNGMWQTSGGWGRIDRDNAVDAMLRYADAGLTTFDMADIYGPAEDLYGIFINRVRRERPPELLEQARGLTKWVPSPVKMTSSFVRDSINVSLKRMDVASLDMLQFHWWDYSNPAYLDALKHLTDLKEEGKIKTVALTNFDTERLQIILENGIPVVSNQVQHSIIDMRPQQRMSELCELYGVKLITYGTVLGGLLSEKFLDTNLSIPFAGPPLNTPSLQKYKRMVDAWGGWSLFQTLLQTLKKVATKHGVSIATVAVRYILDQPSVAGSMIGVRLGLSEHIQDANAVLSLVLDEDDVNSIQEVSKKGKDLLRVIGDCGDEYRRA